Proteins from a single region of Gemmatimonadaceae bacterium:
- a CDS encoding 50S ribosomal protein L11 methyltransferase, with protein sequence MSLTRLSITPSNAALRDSVSAVLFEAGAQGLQEDGEALVTVLDAHGASALLDAFVTAVRAVDPAGVVDIDVLPDVDWSVAWRSRITAHDLGAITIAPPWLAAPLDPARTVVIEPEMAFGTGEHETTRCVVRLMPGVIRDGDAVADLGAGSAVLAIAAAKLGARRIAAIELDHDAIANAEQNVAANGVADRVTVIEGDAAVLLPLVAPVRVVLANILSSVIIELLPIIGAAIPAGGAAIFSGILVAERDGVLAALEAEGGWTLAAETSEGEWWAGVVQRSGTGRGLGA encoded by the coding sequence ATGTCACTGACCCGCCTCTCCATCACCCCCAGCAACGCGGCCCTGCGCGACTCTGTGAGCGCCGTGCTGTTCGAGGCGGGCGCGCAGGGGTTGCAGGAGGACGGCGAGGCGCTGGTGACGGTGCTCGACGCGCACGGGGCGAGCGCGCTGCTCGACGCGTTCGTGACGGCGGTGCGCGCGGTGGATCCGGCGGGCGTCGTGGACATCGACGTGCTGCCGGACGTGGACTGGAGCGTGGCGTGGCGATCGCGCATCACGGCGCACGACCTGGGCGCGATCACGATCGCGCCGCCGTGGCTGGCGGCGCCGCTCGATCCGGCGCGCACGGTGGTGATCGAGCCGGAGATGGCATTCGGCACGGGCGAGCACGAGACGACGCGCTGCGTGGTGCGCCTGATGCCCGGCGTCATTCGCGACGGCGATGCCGTGGCCGACCTCGGCGCGGGCTCGGCGGTGCTGGCCATCGCCGCGGCCAAGCTGGGGGCGCGGCGCATTGCCGCCATCGAGCTCGATCACGACGCCATCGCGAACGCCGAGCAGAACGTCGCGGCCAACGGCGTGGCCGATCGCGTGACCGTGATCGAGGGCGACGCGGCGGTGCTGCTGCCGCTCGTCGCCCCGGTGCGCGTGGTGCTGGCCAACATCCTCTCGTCGGTGATCATCGAGCTGCTCCCGATCATCGGCGCGGCGATTCCGGCGGGCGGCGCGGCGATCTTCAGCGGCATTCTCGTGGCGGAACGCGATGGCGTGCTCGCGGCGCTCGAGGCGGAGGGGGGATGGACGCTGGCGGCGGAGACGAGTGAGGGGGAGTGGTGGGCGGGGGTGGTGCAACGGAGCGGAACGGGGAGGGGA